In Sphingobacteriaceae bacterium, one genomic interval encodes:
- a CDS encoding SRPBCC family protein → MEKIKVSAQINSAIKKVWEYYTNPKHIVNWNFASDDWCCPKSTNDLRVGGKQVSRMEAKDGSFGFDFEVTYNEVKPEEKITYSMGSQIGEGRQAEVSFNSLGDKTKLEVIFDPETENPAEMQKEGWQLILNNFKKYTENN, encoded by the coding sequence ATGGAAAAAATTAAAGTAAGTGCGCAAATTAATTCAGCTATAAAAAAGGTTTGGGAATATTACACCAATCCTAAACATATTGTGAATTGGAATTTTGCATCAGACGATTGGTGTTGCCCAAAATCGACTAACGACCTCAGAGTTGGCGGAAAACAAGTTTCGAGAATGGAGGCTAAAGATGGGAGCTTTGGTTTTGATTTTGAAGTGACTTATAATGAAGTGAAGCCGGAAGAAAAAATAACATACAGCATGGGTTCACAAATAGGTGAAGGCCGACAAGCCGAAGTATCTTTTAATTCTTTAGGAGATAAAACCAAATTGGAAGTAATATTTGATCCGGAAACCGAAAATCCGGCAGAGATGCAAAAAGAAGGTTGGCAATTGATTTTAAACAACTTTAAAAAATACACCGAGAATAACTAA